The nucleotide window AGCACGCGCATCCCGAGGATCTCCGCGTAGAACGCTGCCAGGCCCCTCGGGTCGGGGCAGTCGAACACGGTCTTCTCCAGACGTCCGATCATGGGCTCCATCCTGGCCTACCTCGTGGGACGGACGCCACGACGGCGTCATCCACTTCCGTGAGGGGATTCGGCGCGACAGGCCATTCCTCCCGGAGCAGCGCGTACATCAGGCCGTCGTGCCAGGTGCCGTCGCGGTGCAAAGCGGTGGCGCGGCTGTGTTCCTCACGACGCATCCCCAGCCGTTCCATCAGCCGCCAAGACGGGGTGTTGTCGGCGAAACATCCTGCATGGATCCGTCGCACCTTCAGCTGGTCGAAGCACAACCCGATCACGGCGCCGACGGCTTCGGTGGCGTAGCCGTTGCCCGCATATGCCGGGTCGAACATCCACCCCAGTTCGGCCTCGAGACCCTTGGCCCGGTCCGCGACGTCGGCTTGTGCCCAACTGTCGCGCGGCATGATCATGATGTGGCCGATGTTCGTCGTGCCGAGAAGCACCATCACGTGCGTGGTGGTGCTCGACTCGCCCTCCATCGCTTCGCGGAGGTCGGCAGGGGAGTGCGGCGCCCAGCCGAGCCAGCGTTGGACCTCGGACAGCTGTTCGTAGCTCCATAGGGCATCCAGGTCGTCCGGAAGATAGCCACGAAGCGACAGACGTTCCGTACGCACGGGCCACTCGATCGGCGTCACCTTGCGGAGCATAGCCTGACGGCACCGTTCATTCAGCCGACAGTGTCCGAGCGTTTTGAATGGAGCTCCGTTGTGCCGGCAGAACCGTTGATGATCTTCGTCATGGTTGACTTCTGCACATTGCTGATAGACCTAGGTTCCGTGACCGAGCGAGTATG belongs to Microlunatus elymi and includes:
- a CDS encoding GNAT family N-acetyltransferase: MTPIEWPVRTERLSLRGYLPDDLDALWSYEQLSEVQRWLGWAPHSPADLREAMEGESSTTTHVMVLLGTTNIGHIMIMPRDSWAQADVADRAKGLEAELGWMFDPAYAGNGYATEAVGAVIGLCFDQLKVRRIHAGCFADNTPSWRLMERLGMRREEHSRATALHRDGTWHDGLMYALLREEWPVAPNPLTEVDDAVVASVPRGRPGWSP